GGTTTTGCACTTTATCAAACGTACTGGGCAGTATAATCTGGATAACATCTTGCTTCGCTTAATTGGAGCGATGATTCTGCTTGTCACAGTGTTGGCGCTGGTACAATTATTACTATTGACTTTCCTCCCCAAATTTAATTTACCCGAACTGCCAAAGTTAGACTTAACAACTAATTTCGGTCGGTTTTTGGCAGTTACTTTAGCGGCTGTTTTAGGCTGTTTAGTTGGTCTAACCAGCGTCTCTTCCGGTTCAATGTTTGCTCTAGTGCTTATTGCTTTCTTTCGCCTAGATGCGCGTAAGTTAGTAGGTACAGATATTTCACAGGCAGCAATTTTATTGCTATTTACCTCCCTTGGACACCTCAGTTTAGGAACAGTTGATTGGAGTCTGGTACTACCGATATGGTTAGGCTCAGTTCCAGGGGTACTAGTAGGTGCTAAAGTCT
This region of Nostoc sp. UHCC 0302 genomic DNA includes:
- a CDS encoding sulfite exporter TauE/SafE family protein, with protein sequence MHYLLLPLLSFFVGIIVGLTGIGGASLITPMLIFVFQVPPSIAVSSDVVAATLMKVVGSVKHWQQKTLDTEVVKWLVLGSVPGSLFGVGVLHFIKRTGQYNLDNILLRLIGAMILLVTVLALVQLLLLTFLPKFNLPELPKLDLTTNFGRFLAVTLAAVLGCLVGLTSVSSGSMFALVLIAFFRLDARKLVGTDISQAAILLLFTSLGHLSLGTVDWSLVLPIWLGSVPGVLVGAKVCQIAPQRPLRFIIYAILMMVSWKLVHQV